From one Triticum aestivum cultivar Chinese Spring chromosome 4B, IWGSC CS RefSeq v2.1, whole genome shotgun sequence genomic stretch:
- the LOC123094766 gene encoding uncharacterized protein: MAYYSDHQAYASNTTNSTESVQELIGKISHRLDDLARQREGVFEDRPSSYDPYSRGHPYVAPTCHICGFQGHSPAECQRGYSHPPDCYGMSFAPPPSSYQNNYTHGWPENQNMSYRSNNPDISLFASSYPMQGFRYNEENHNYAPQQIYSPPTHIPQYQEMCPMELNGPPFGQPTTPAPFEQSHVQVPTQDEFDDIEKLTLLSLEFTWSAEDDPIRKVILDEMKKIKSGKELVEEVRKIEKNINAGSTISSQLELSVAEISMDTCEVPTPSHFVEQVSKCLEQEIPQIEEDEL; the protein is encoded by the coding sequence ATGGCTTACTATTCAGATCATCAGGCTTATGCGAGCAACACTACAAACAGCACGGAAAGTGTTCAAGAACTGATAGGTAAGATTTCCCATCGATTAGATGATTTAGCTCGGCAGCGAGAAGGAGTTTTTGAGGATAGGCCTAGCTCTTATGATCCTTATTCTAGAGGTCATCCTTATGTTGCTCCTACATGCCATATTTGTGGATTTCAGGGCCATTCACCCGCTGAATGTCAGCGTGGTTACTCTCACCCTCCTGATTGTTATGGCATGAGCTTCGCCCCACCGCCTagctcataccaaaacaattacACACATGGGTGGCCTGAAAACCAGAATATGTCATATAGGAGCAATAACCCTGACATCTCATTGTTTGCCTCTAGTTATCCAATGCAGGGATTCAGGTACAATGAGGAGAACCACAACTATGCTCCACAACAGATTTATTCACCTCCTACTCATATACCTCAATACCAGGAGATGTGTCCAATGGAGTTAAATGGTCCTCCATTTGGTCAACCAACAACTCCAGCACCTTTCGAGCAATCTCATGTGCAAGTGCCCACACAAGATGAATTTGATGATATAGAGAAGCTCACATTGCTTAGTCTCGAGTTCACTTGGAGTGCCGAGGATGATCCTATTAGGAAGGTTATACTAGAtgaaatgaagaagatcaagagtgGAAAAGAGCTAGTGGAAGAAGTAAGGAAGATTGAGAAGAACATCAACGCTGGCAGCACTATTTCTTCACAACTTGAGTTGAGTGTGGCTGAGATATCCATGGATACATGTGAGGTTCCAACACCTTCACATTTCGTTGAGCAAGTCAGCAAGTGCCTTGAGCAAGAGATACCTCAGATTGAAGAAGATGAACTATAA